One window of the bacterium genome contains the following:
- the ilvD gene encoding dihydroxy-acid dehydratase produces MRSDDVTKGYERAGSRSLMYATGFDPSEIGKPLIGIASSFTDLIPGHTGMRDLERFIEKGVHTGGGSSFIFGIPGVCDGIAMGHSGMKYSLCTRELIADSIECVMMAHKLDGMVLLTNCDKITPGMLMAAARLNVPSIVVTAGPMHSGMRNKRRLSLVGDTFEAIGRYREGLIDENELSCLEIEACPGQGSCQGLYTANTMACITETLGMSLVGCGTALAGFAKKRRIAFRSGIRICDLVRQNILPRDIMTRAAFENAIRIDMALGGSTNTVLHLPAIAHEAKIDLSLELFDRLSKDTPHITSILPGGEHFMEDLEYAGGIPAVMHVLGAKLQDNPTLTGMSVREIQKENEVVDTDVIHDFDHAYHREGGIAILMGSLSPDGSVVKQSAVSEKMMTFKGKARVFDSEEDSLKAIFDRTIKPGDVVVIRYEGPKGGPGMREMLQGTSAITGMGLSDSVALITDGRFSGGTRGPCIGHISPEAMEGGPLCIVRDGDEILIDIPNRRLDLLISESEMKKRMDSWTPPEPKIKEGYLARYARLVTSAATGAIFKTD; encoded by the coding sequence ATGCGAAGCGACGATGTAACGAAAGGATATGAAAGAGCTGGGTCACGGTCACTTATGTATGCCACCGGATTCGATCCATCCGAAATCGGGAAGCCCCTCATCGGCATCGCATCGTCTTTTACCGATCTTATTCCCGGTCACACCGGAATGCGCGACCTTGAACGTTTTATTGAAAAGGGTGTTCACACGGGCGGTGGCAGCTCATTTATCTTCGGGATACCGGGTGTGTGTGATGGTATCGCGATGGGGCACAGCGGTATGAAATACAGCCTGTGTACCCGTGAGCTGATTGCCGATTCCATCGAATGTGTCATGATGGCGCACAAACTGGACGGCATGGTGCTCCTCACCAACTGTGATAAAATCACGCCGGGAATGCTTATGGCAGCAGCGCGACTCAATGTTCCCTCCATTGTTGTCACCGCAGGCCCCATGCATTCGGGTATGCGCAACAAACGGCGTCTTTCCCTTGTTGGTGATACCTTTGAAGCCATCGGCCGCTACCGTGAGGGACTCATTGATGAAAACGAGCTTTCCTGTCTCGAGATCGAGGCTTGCCCGGGTCAGGGTTCTTGCCAGGGATTATATACCGCCAACACCATGGCGTGTATCACCGAAACCCTCGGTATGTCGCTCGTCGGATGCGGCACCGCGCTTGCGGGTTTCGCGAAAAAACGGAGAATCGCGTTTCGTTCGGGTATCCGTATCTGCGACCTTGTCAGGCAGAATATACTTCCGCGCGACATCATGACCAGAGCGGCGTTCGAGAATGCGATACGTATCGATATGGCGCTCGGCGGTTCTACCAATACAGTGCTGCATCTGCCCGCGATAGCGCATGAGGCGAAAATCGACCTCTCGCTCGAGCTGTTCGACAGGCTTTCAAAGGATACACCGCATATTACATCGATTCTGCCCGGCGGAGAGCATTTCATGGAAGACCTGGAATATGCCGGTGGAATTCCCGCGGTCATGCATGTTCTCGGTGCGAAATTGCAAGACAATCCGACCTTGACAGGTATGAGCGTCAGGGAGATTCAGAAAGAAAACGAGGTGGTCGATACCGATGTCATCCATGATTTCGATCATGCCTATCACAGGGAGGGCGGTATTGCCATTCTCATGGGATCGCTTTCACCGGATGGTTCTGTGGTCAAGCAGAGCGCCGTTTCCGAAAAAATGATGACATTCAAGGGAAAAGCCCGTGTTTTCGACTCCGAAGAGGACTCTCTCAAGGCGATTTTTGACCGGACGATAAAACCCGGCGATGTCGTTGTCATCAGGTACGAAGGACCGAAAGGCGGCCCCGGCATGCGTGAAATGCTCCAGGGTACTTCGGCTATCACCGGTATGGGATTGAGCGATTCGGTCGCTCTCATTACCGATGGCAGATTCAGCGGCGGCACAAGAGGCCCCTGTATCGGCCACATTTCTCCCGAAGCAATGGAGGGCGGCCCACTGTGTATTGTACGCGATGGGGATGAGATTCTCATCGATATCCCCAACCGCAGGCTCGATCTTCTTATCAGTGAATCGGAAATGAAAAAACGAATGGACTCCTGGACGCCGCCCGAACCAAAGATTAAGGAAGGATATCTCGCACGGTATGCCAGACTGGTTACTTCGGCGGCAACGGGAGCGATTTTTAAAACAGATTGA
- the ilvB gene encoding biosynthetic-type acetolactate synthase large subunit: protein MKISGSEIFVECLRKENVEILFGYPGGVVIPLFDKLYDAHDIHFVLTRHEQAAAHAADGYARATGKTGVCLATSGPGATNLVTGIANAYMDSIPMVAFTGQVPMSLIGTDAFQEADITGITRPITKHNFLISDTSKIASTISQAFYIASTGRPGPVVVDLPKDVSTGVIDFEWPEVPPVPKGYKIPKYADTACIGEAAEAIRVSKKPLIYAGGGIIISGAEKELLVFAERINAPVTTTLMGLGGFPASHPYWVGMPGMHGTYTANMAFTECDLVIAVGARFDDRVTGKIEGFAPNAKIIHIDMDPAAIAKNVEVDIAVVGDARAILGQLLEVVEPRGRNGWNDYIEKMKKTHQPTYDRDSGILKPQYVVEQIYEVTKGEAIITTEVGQNQMFASLYYKFDKPRRFISSGGLGTMGYGFPAAIGAQLGKPDAVVFDIAGDGSIQMNIQELATAVEQKLPVNIAILNNQYLGMVRQWQELFYNKRYSGTCIECQPDFVKLAEAYGAHGIRVDKPEDVRAAIEKAISIDGPVILDFHVDREENVWPMVAPGAPISDTMEGLLS, encoded by the coding sequence ATGAAAATAAGTGGTTCGGAAATATTTGTCGAATGTTTGAGAAAAGAAAATGTCGAGATTCTCTTCGGATATCCCGGCGGGGTTGTTATTCCCCTGTTTGATAAACTGTACGATGCCCATGATATCCATTTTGTTCTGACACGGCATGAACAGGCGGCCGCCCACGCGGCGGACGGTTATGCCCGCGCCACGGGAAAAACGGGAGTCTGCCTCGCTACATCGGGGCCCGGTGCGACAAATCTGGTTACCGGTATTGCAAATGCCTATATGGATTCTATTCCCATGGTTGCGTTTACCGGACAGGTTCCCATGTCGCTCATCGGAACCGATGCTTTCCAGGAAGCTGATATCACCGGCATTACACGGCCGATTACGAAGCATAACTTCCTGATCAGCGATACGAGCAAGATTGCCTCGACCATCAGCCAGGCGTTTTACATAGCCTCCACGGGCAGGCCGGGCCCGGTGGTCGTCGATCTTCCCAAGGATGTGAGCACCGGTGTCATCGATTTTGAATGGCCGGAGGTTCCCCCGGTGCCGAAAGGCTATAAAATCCCGAAGTACGCCGATACTGCTTGTATCGGGGAAGCGGCCGAGGCGATTCGTGTTTCGAAAAAGCCGCTCATCTATGCCGGAGGCGGAATAATTATCAGCGGTGCCGAAAAAGAGCTGCTTGTTTTCGCCGAGCGGATCAACGCGCCGGTGACGACGACGCTCATGGGGCTCGGCGGATTTCCGGCAAGCCATCCGTACTGGGTCGGTATGCCGGGCATGCACGGGACCTATACGGCGAATATGGCGTTCACCGAATGTGATCTCGTTATTGCGGTCGGCGCACGGTTTGATGACCGTGTGACCGGAAAAATCGAGGGATTTGCCCCCAATGCGAAGATCATTCACATCGATATGGACCCGGCTGCAATAGCGAAAAATGTCGAGGTGGATATTGCTGTTGTCGGCGATGCCAGGGCTATACTCGGGCAGCTTCTCGAAGTTGTCGAACCCCGGGGGCGTAATGGCTGGAACGATTACATCGAAAAAATGAAAAAGACTCATCAGCCCACGTACGACAGGGATTCGGGCATACTGAAACCTCAGTATGTTGTCGAGCAGATTTACGAAGTCACGAAAGGTGAAGCCATTATTACCACGGAAGTTGGCCAGAACCAGATGTTCGCATCATTGTATTACAAGTTTGACAAACCCCGCAGGTTTATCTCCTCGGGAGGTCTCGGAACAATGGGGTACGGTTTTCCTGCGGCGATAGGAGCCCAGTTGGGCAAACCCGACGCTGTTGTGTTCGATATTGCCGGAGACGGTTCCATTCAGATGAACATCCAGGAACTCGCGACCGCGGTTGAGCAGAAACTGCCTGTCAATATTGCGATTCTCAACAACCAGTATCTTGGTATGGTTCGTCAGTGGCAGGAGCTCTTCTATAACAAACGGTACTCGGGTACGTGTATCGAATGCCAGCCGGATTTTGTGAAGCTTGCCGAAGCGTACGGCGCCCATGGAATCCGCGTCGATAAACCGGAGGATGTCCGCGCCGCCATTGAAAAAGCCATTTCGATCGATGGTCCGGTTATACTGGATTTTCATGTTGATCGGGAAGAAAATGTCTGGCCGATGGTTGCTCCTGGTGCTCCGATATCCGATACGATGGAGGGTTTGTTGTCATGA